The sequence TTGCCAATTCGATGAATTCATTTTCCTGTTGCTGGGCCCATTCCTCAGAATGTCCTTTTTCTTCAGCAATAATTCTGGCCACATTGTGTGCCGTGTCTATAGCTGCTCTTGCATCAAGGAATAACAAACGAGCTCTTCTTGCCAGTACATCTTCAATTGTTTCAGCCATTTCATTTCTTACAGCCCAAACTACTTCCGCTACCGTGAATGGATGGTCCGGGTGTAGTTTCTGTGAAAAACGTGGATTACCTTCCTGTAAAGCTTTTATGGCAGGGATATCAGATCCGTATACATATAAATGATTCGTTCTGTCTACTTGTTCTGGTTTTACGTTTCCATGAATAGACATATGTTCTGTTTTAGAACTCGTATTGCCCAGATTGTGTACCTGCATGGCTTTATCAATAGTATCTTCAGCCATTTTACGGTAAGTTGTCCACTTTCCGCCAATAATAGAAACCAATCCTGTGTCAGAAGCAATCACCTTGTGGCTTCGGGAAACTTCTTTTGTACTCTTGCTTCCGTCTTTTGGAGCGGCAAGAGGACGAAGCCCGGCAAAAACAGATTTTACATCATCACGGGTTGGTTTTTTAGAAAGGTATTGTCTTGCTGTATTTAAAACAAAACTAATTTCCTCTTCCAAAGCACGAGGTTCAAAGCTTTCGTTTTCCAAAAGAGTATCTGTTGTTCCTACCAAAGCCCTGTCATGCCAAGGTACTACAAACAGCACCCTTCCGTCAGAAGTCTTCGGAATCATGATGGCATCATCACTTTTCAGGAATGATTTATCCAGAACCAGGTGAATTCCCTGACTTGGTACTACCAGTTTACCATGTTTTGGATTATTCATATTAAGGATGTCATTTGTGAAAACACCGGTAGCATTAATAACCACTTTTGCATGAATTTGGTAGTGTTGTTTGGAGAATTGGTCTTCTGCAACTACACCTATTACTTTATCCTTATCATCTTTCAGAAGATTGACAACCTTTACATAGTTCACAGCGCTTCCTCCTTTTTCAATAATGGTTTGAGTTAAATTGACTGCAAGTCTCGCATCATCAAACTGTCCGTCCTGGTAAACAACACCACTTGCTAAATGATTTTGTTCAATAGTAGGAAGTTTTTCAATGGTTTTTGATTTGCTGATGTATTTCGTTTTACCCAAACTTAATTTTCCGGCAAGGAAATCATAAACGGATAAACCTATTTTATAATAGATTCCGCCCCACCAAGTATAATTAGGAATAATGAAAGACTGATTTTTTACAATGTGTGCTGCATTTTTTGCTAACAGGCCTCTTTCCTTTAATGCTTCTTTCACCAAGCCTATATCTCCTTGTGCTAAATATCTTACTCCACCATGTACCAGTTTGGTACTTCTGCTGGAAGTTGCTTTCGCAAAGTCATGAGATTCAAGTAATAAAGTTTTGAATCCTCTGCTTACTGCGTCTAATGCTGAACCTAAACCACTGGCTCCTCCTCCTATGACAATAAAGTCCCATTCTTTTATACTGGTTAATTTACTGAGTTCTTCGTTTCGTTTCATAAATGTTTCGTTTATGTTTCGTTTTCAAATATATAAATTAAAAATGAAAGCAAAAAGAAAATAAATGAAATTTTAAAATGTGAAATGACTATGATTTATAAAAACCTTTATTATTGAAGGTGAAGTAATTACGTAGGACCTTAAAAACAATAAAAATTTGCATGTGAAAAAAAAACGGTAATTTTGAGGAAACGAATAAAATGGAGAAGCTAATACCAAGGCATGATGAAATATTAAAGGAACTGGATGAAAAAGGACATGTTCTTGTTCAGGATTTGTGCGAAAGGCTGAATGTTTCTTCGGTTACGATACGAAAGGATCTGAACTATCTCGAAAGTTTAGGACTTCTTTTTAGAAATCATGGAGGAGCAAGTAAACAGGTACGATATGCTTATGAGCAGAACGTAGGTGAAAAAGAAAATATTAATGTAGAAGCAAAACAAGCTATTGCAAGAGCTGCGCTGTCTTTAATTCAAGAGAATGACTGTATTATATTGGCATCAGGAACTACTATGCATTATCTTGCAAGGATGTTAATGAACTTCGGTCCGCTTACTGTTTTAACTTCTTCATTGAGGGTTGCAATTGAACTTTGTAATAATCCTAATATTAATGTGATTCAATTAGGAGGAGAGGTAAGAAAAAGTTCTACTTCCATTGTAGGATCTATTTCAGAAGGCATTCTTAAACAATTCTCATGTAATAAACTTTTTCTTGGGGTAGATGGGATTGATCTTGAGTTTGGAATCAGTACATCCAATGCTGCTGAAGCTCACCTTAATCAGGTTATGATTGAATGTGCAGATAAAACAGTAGTTCTTGCAGATTCTTCAAAGTTAAATAAAAAAGGTTTTGGTAAAATTGCTTCCCTGGATCAGGTGGATTATCTGATTACGGATGGCGGGATTATTGCCGAAGACCAGGTCAGACTAGAGGAAATTGGAGTTAATGTAATTAAATAATCTTATAAAAGTTACTAAATCTATATAATAATATTCCAAATACAGAGCCCATGAGTAATCATGTGGCTTTTATTTTTTAGTGAATTGCCATTAGGGTGTTATTTTATTTTTTCTGAGAAGAGGAGATTGAGGCTTTCTTGTTTTATTTAAAATATAAGGATGGTGTTTTTCTGCTGAGAATTGTGAAATGTTTCATTATCCTATAGTTATGGCATTTTTTTTGTTATCAGCTGTTGGCTTTGAATTGTTATAATAAACAATGAGAAGAAAAGAGGTGTTGTTTATGTTGAACTCATTTTTGTAACCTGTACTTTTTTCTTAAAATGGTCTAAATGATTAAAAATCAAAATATTTTACTCAAAATATTTGTCGGTTACAAAATTATTCATAAATTTGCACACTCATTTTAGGAGCGTAGTGTGCCTATATCAAAAGTAGAAATCACTTCAGACTTCCGAAAAATGGGAAAAATAAAGGATAAATTTTATTATAATATAAACAATGTCAGGTATTATTGGTAAAAAAATCGGTATGACGTCTTTGTTTAACGAAGAAGGGAAAAACATTCCTTGTACAGTTATTCAAGCTGGTCCATGCTCGGTTTTACAGGTCAGAACCTTAGAAGTTGACGGATATAAAGCTGTTCAATTAGGTTTCGATGACAAGAGTGAGAAGAACGTTGGTAAAGCGTTAGCTGGCCATTTTAAAAAGGCTGGTTCTGCTCCTAAAGCTAAATTAGTAGAATTCTACAGAGAATTTGTTGATGAAGTGAAAGTAGGAGAAGAAGTAAAAGTTGATCTATTCGCTGAAGGTGAATATGTTGACGTAACAGGAACTTCAAAAGGTAAAGGCTTCCAGGGTGTTGTTAAAAGACACGGATTTGGAGGTGTAATGCAGGCAACTCATGGTCAGCACAACAGACTTAGAGCTCCAGGTTCTATCGGTGCTGGTTCAGACCCTTCAAGAGTATTCAAAGGGATGAGAATGGCTGGAAGAATGGGAGGTAAGCAGGTAACTGTTCAAAACCTTCAAGTGTTAAAAGTTGATCAAGAACAAAATCTTTTAGTAGTAAAAGGTGCTGTTCCGGGAGCTAAAAATTCTTATGTAATTATCAGAAAATGGAACTAGTAGTATTAAATACATCAGGAAAAGAGACCGGAAGAAAAGTAACTCTAGACGAAACAGTATTCGGAATTGAGCCAAATCAGCACGCGGTTTACTTAGAAGTTAAACAGTACCTTGCTGCACAAAGACAAGGGACTCATAAAGCAAAAGAAAGAAGCGAAATTACTGCTTCTACTAAAAAGCTTAAGAAGCAAAAAGGATCAGGATCTGCTAGATATGGTGATATTAAATCTCCAACTTTCAGAGGTGGAGGTAGAGTATTCGGACCAAAACCAAGAGACTACAGATTCAAATTGAACAAAGCTCTTAAGAGATTAGCTAAGAAATCTGTTTTATCTCAGAAAATGAGAGATAACAGCATTAAAGTTTTAGAAGATTTGAGCTTTGGTGCTCCTAAGACTAAAGATTTTATCAATGTATTAAATGCATTGGAACTTAACGGTAAAAAATCTTTATTCGTTCTTCCTGAAGCTAACAAGAATGTGTATTTATCTTCAAGAAACTTACCTAAAACTAAAGTAATGAACTTCAACGAGATCAGTTCTTACGATTTAGTAAACGCTGGTGAGATCATTTTCTTAGAAGGTGCAGTTGAAAAATTCCAGGAAAATTTAAAGAAATAAGTCATGTCTATTATTATTAAACCAGTTATTTCAGAAAAGGCTAACTACCTTACAGATTTAAGAGGTACTTATTCTTTCTTAGTTAACCCTAAGGCGAATAAAGTTCAGATTAAAAAGGCTGTAGAAGCAGCTTATGGTGTAAAAGTAGCAGACGTTAATACAATGATTTATGCTCCGAAGGTTTCTTCAAAGTACACTAAAAAAGGTCTTCAAGTAGGAAAGACAAATAAATTGAAAAAAGCGGTAATTAAACTTGTTGAAGGTGATGTTATCGATATTTTTGCTGTAAATTAATTATTAATTATATATAATAGTAATGTCTGTTAGAAAATTAAAACCTATCACCCCGGGACAGAGATTCAGAATTGTTAACAATTTTGAAGAAATTACTACCAACAAACCAGAGAAATCTCTAACAGTTGGTATTAGTAAGTCAGGTGGACGTAACCAAACTGGTAAAATGACCATGCGTTACACCGGAGGTGGACACAAAAAGAAATACAGAATTATTGACTTCAAAAGAAACAAAGCAAACGTTGAAGCAACTGTAAAAACTGTAGAGTATGATCCAAACAGAACTGCATTTATCGCTTTACTAGAGTATGCTGATGGAGAGAAGAGATATATCATCGCTCCAAACGGTATCAAAGTTGATCAGAAAGTAATTTCTGGTGAAAGCGTAGAACCAAATGTAGGGAACGCAATGAAGTTGAAAAACATTCCATTAGGTACTGTAATTTCTTGTGTTGAAATGAAGCCTGGTCAAGGTGCAATTTTAGCAAGAAGTGCTGGTTCTTCAGCTCAATTGACTTCAAGAGACGGGAAATATGCAATCATCAAATTACCTTCAGGAGAGTCTAGAATGATCCTTACTGAATGTATGGCAATGATTGGATCTGTTTCTAACTCTGACCACCAGTTAACTGTATCAGGTAAGGCTGGTAGAAGCAGATGGTTAGGTAGAAGACCAAGAACAAGAGCAGTTGTAATGAACCCAGTAGATCACCCAATGGGAGGTGGTGAAGGACGTTCTTCAGGAGGTCACCCAAGATCTAGAAATGGTATGCCTGCTAAAGGTTACAAAACCAGAAAGAAAAATAAAGCGTCTAACCGTCATATCATATCTAAACGTAAATAATTATGGCAAGATCACTTAAAAAAGGACCATTCATTCATCATACTTTAGATAAGAAGGTTCAGACAAACATAGAGTCTGGTAAGAAGACAGTTATTAAAACTTGGTCTAGAGCATCAATGATCTCTCCGGACTTCGTAGGACAAACTATTGCAGTACACAACGGGAAATCTTTTATCCCTGTTTATGTTACAGAAAACATGGTTGGTCACAAGCTAGGCGAATTTTCTCCAACAAGATCTTTCAGAGGTCATGGTGGTAACAAAAACAAAGGAAGCAGATAATCATGGGATCAAGAAAAAGAGAAAGTGCATTAGCACGTAAATTAACAAATCAAGATGTAGTAAAAGCATTACATAATGATTGCCCGTCTTCTCCAAGAAAAATGAGATTAGTAGCTGATATCATCAGAGGAGTAGAAGTAGACAAAGCTTTATACATTCTAAAATATTCTAAAAAGGACGCATCTAACAAGTTAGAAAAAGTATTGCTTTCAGCAATGGCTAACTGGCAAACTAAAAACGAAGGTGCTGATATTGAAGAAGCAAATCTTATCGTTAAAGAAATTTTTGTAGACAGTGCAAGACAATTGAAGAGACTGAGACCAGCTCCACAAGGTAGAGGGTACAGAATCAGAAAAAGATCAAACCACATTACATTAATCTTAGGTAAAAAAGAAAATTAATCAAGGTATGGGACAGAAGACAAATCCAATTGGTAATAGATTAGGTATCATCAGAGGATGGGATTCTAACTGGTTTGGTGGAAACGATTATGGAGACAGAATCGCTGAAGACTACAAAATCAGAAGATACCTTGAGGCTAGATTATCTAAAGGTGGTATTTCAAAAATCTATATTGAAAGAACACTAAAATTAGTAACCGTTACAATCACTACTGCTAGACCGGGATTAATCATCGGTAAAGGAGGTCAGGAAGTTGATAAATTGAAAGAAGAATTGAAGAAACTTACAGGTAAGGATATTCAAATCAACATTTTCGAAATCAAAAGACCTGAATTAGACGCTGTACTAGTTGCTGATAGTATTTCTAAGCAAATTGAAAACAGAATTTCTTACAGAAGAGCTGTTAAAATGGCAATGGCAAGTACTATGAGAATGGGTGCTGAAGGTATTAAAGTTCAAATCTCTGGTAGATTGAACGGAGCTGAAATGGCAAGATCAGAATCTTTCAAAGAAGGAAGAATTCCATTGTCAACTTTCAGAGCAGATATCGATTACCACTGGGCAGAAGCTCACACTACTTACGGT is a genomic window of Chryseobacterium nakagawai containing:
- the rplD gene encoding 50S ribosomal protein L4; translation: MELVVLNTSGKETGRKVTLDETVFGIEPNQHAVYLEVKQYLAAQRQGTHKAKERSEITASTKKLKKQKGSGSARYGDIKSPTFRGGGRVFGPKPRDYRFKLNKALKRLAKKSVLSQKMRDNSIKVLEDLSFGAPKTKDFINVLNALELNGKKSLFVLPEANKNVYLSSRNLPKTKVMNFNEISSYDLVNAGEIIFLEGAVEKFQENLKK
- the rplB gene encoding 50S ribosomal protein L2, with product MSVRKLKPITPGQRFRIVNNFEEITTNKPEKSLTVGISKSGGRNQTGKMTMRYTGGGHKKKYRIIDFKRNKANVEATVKTVEYDPNRTAFIALLEYADGEKRYIIAPNGIKVDQKVISGESVEPNVGNAMKLKNIPLGTVISCVEMKPGQGAILARSAGSSAQLTSRDGKYAIIKLPSGESRMILTECMAMIGSVSNSDHQLTVSGKAGRSRWLGRRPRTRAVVMNPVDHPMGGGEGRSSGGHPRSRNGMPAKGYKTRKKNKASNRHIISKRK
- a CDS encoding DeoR/GlpR family DNA-binding transcription regulator, which codes for MEKLIPRHDEILKELDEKGHVLVQDLCERLNVSSVTIRKDLNYLESLGLLFRNHGGASKQVRYAYEQNVGEKENINVEAKQAIARAALSLIQENDCIILASGTTMHYLARMLMNFGPLTVLTSSLRVAIELCNNPNINVIQLGGEVRKSSTSIVGSISEGILKQFSCNKLFLGVDGIDLEFGISTSNAAEAHLNQVMIECADKTVVLADSSKLNKKGFGKIASLDQVDYLITDGGIIAEDQVRLEEIGVNVIK
- the rpsC gene encoding 30S ribosomal protein S3 is translated as MGQKTNPIGNRLGIIRGWDSNWFGGNDYGDRIAEDYKIRRYLEARLSKGGISKIYIERTLKLVTVTITTARPGLIIGKGGQEVDKLKEELKKLTGKDIQINIFEIKRPELDAVLVADSISKQIENRISYRRAVKMAMASTMRMGAEGIKVQISGRLNGAEMARSESFKEGRIPLSTFRADIDYHWAEAHTTYGRLGVKVWIMKGEVYGKRELSPLVGQQKKGGQSDRGNRGGDRDNRRPRKNNNNNNNN
- the rpsS gene encoding 30S ribosomal protein S19 codes for the protein MARSLKKGPFIHHTLDKKVQTNIESGKKTVIKTWSRASMISPDFVGQTIAVHNGKSFIPVYVTENMVGHKLGEFSPTRSFRGHGGNKNKGSR
- the rplW gene encoding 50S ribosomal protein L23, which gives rise to MSIIIKPVISEKANYLTDLRGTYSFLVNPKANKVQIKKAVEAAYGVKVADVNTMIYAPKVSSKYTKKGLQVGKTNKLKKAVIKLVEGDVIDIFAVN
- the rplC gene encoding 50S ribosomal protein L3 is translated as MSGIIGKKIGMTSLFNEEGKNIPCTVIQAGPCSVLQVRTLEVDGYKAVQLGFDDKSEKNVGKALAGHFKKAGSAPKAKLVEFYREFVDEVKVGEEVKVDLFAEGEYVDVTGTSKGKGFQGVVKRHGFGGVMQATHGQHNRLRAPGSIGAGSDPSRVFKGMRMAGRMGGKQVTVQNLQVLKVDQEQNLLVVKGAVPGAKNSYVIIRKWN
- a CDS encoding glycerol-3-phosphate dehydrogenase/oxidase, whose product is MKRNEELSKLTSIKEWDFIVIGGGASGLGSALDAVSRGFKTLLLESHDFAKATSSRSTKLVHGGVRYLAQGDIGLVKEALKERGLLAKNAAHIVKNQSFIIPNYTWWGGIYYKIGLSVYDFLAGKLSLGKTKYISKSKTIEKLPTIEQNHLASGVVYQDGQFDDARLAVNLTQTIIEKGGSAVNYVKVVNLLKDDKDKVIGVVAEDQFSKQHYQIHAKVVINATGVFTNDILNMNNPKHGKLVVPSQGIHLVLDKSFLKSDDAIMIPKTSDGRVLFVVPWHDRALVGTTDTLLENESFEPRALEEEISFVLNTARQYLSKKPTRDDVKSVFAGLRPLAAPKDGSKSTKEVSRSHKVIASDTGLVSIIGGKWTTYRKMAEDTIDKAMQVHNLGNTSSKTEHMSIHGNVKPEQVDRTNHLYVYGSDIPAIKALQEGNPRFSQKLHPDHPFTVAEVVWAVRNEMAETIEDVLARRARLLFLDARAAIDTAHNVARIIAEEKGHSEEWAQQQENEFIELAKGYLLTPYSPKVINLN
- the rplV gene encoding 50S ribosomal protein L22, which encodes MGSRKRESALARKLTNQDVVKALHNDCPSSPRKMRLVADIIRGVEVDKALYILKYSKKDASNKLEKVLLSAMANWQTKNEGADIEEANLIVKEIFVDSARQLKRLRPAPQGRGYRIRKRSNHITLILGKKEN